The genomic stretch TTTAGGGGGTAATGTGGAGTTTTTCGAAGAAAAAAAACAGCGGCAACTACGGTCGTTTGTTTCCCTCCAATATATAAAAGGAAAGGAAAGAGAAGGTACACACGTGTTCTTCCCCAATCCATCATCTGATCCCTGCCCTTGTTGTCCTCCAGATGATTTATCTGTCTGCTCGATTGAGtggctagtttttttttttctgggcACGTGGTTAGCCAAGCCATTTCTGAAGACGGACTCAACAAATTTAAACTTTTGCGGACAGATCATAGACTACCTTACAACAGTAAAATGCTCACTCAACAAATTTCATGTACCCTTCTTCTGAGCACATGGTTAGCCAAGCCTTAAATGGTGAGAGGAAGCAGCTGCTATCTCCCTTGTACCCGTCGACATTTGTTGGTTCATTTCTCTGCATGCATGGCTAGCAAGCATATAGTAGTCATCAGATGATCTAGATAAGTAGTCACAGTATAAAGGAGAGACATACATCTCCTTTTGTGAATTGTGATGTTAATGTGAGGGAGAGACAGTAATCATGTTGACTGATGCGACTGAGCCCTCTATGCATAATATTGCTTgctttatatataaataaatgcaTATAGTTATCAAATATATATGCGCCACAGAATGCGCCAATCTGCCACAGATAATATCAGATACACTCCACCCAAATGTAACCAAAGGCTACCATATGGACTAACTGAACTAATCAGACAATATATAGTTCAtcttggagtttttttttaagCAGACATATTGCAGTTTTTTAATTTTCTCCATGTTGTCACACTTATATACAATATACCCATCATCTTATTTCACCCGGATCGAGTTCACATTCTTCTCCCACCAGTTCCGGACTCCCTTTGGCAGTTGAAGTAAACGGCGGCCACTGGCAAGCCGAGGTTGTAGAGCTCGGCGAAGTCGCGGGTGCTGAAGTTCTGCCGCCACCCTGGGGCGTACACCGTCTGCCGGCCGAGCTGTTGGAAGAGCAGAAACACCATCCGGTGGATTCCCAGCACCGGCCGTGGGCTCTCGTAGCACACAACCTCAGTCCCTGTTTGTTCAAGCAAGAATATCCAATGGCATTAGCAACTACCAATAATGGGAATCAATCTGAGAGTATGCTGGTTCCCTAGCTCGTCTGCAGTACATACCAAAAGAAACTCCAGTCGTCGCCGGAATATCAGTGACCAACCTGCAACATAAGATCAAAAGGATTTTGATTTAGCGCACATCTTCGTATATGGGATACTATCATTTAGATCATGACTGAGGTTCGAGAAATCTATTAGATGTATATGTGTTGTAGTAACATGTATAGAATCATAAATAAACTGTCTCCGGCTAGCTATATATTGGAAAAGAACACCTAACACTAGGGGTGTGAGGTGTTTTCCCAATTCTTTCTATCTGTCTACATAGTATCATGAGTTTCAGATTCTTTTATTTACTTTCGAGCCATAATTCGGGCTATATATGAAAACTCACTTAACCCGAGaggtatgagctgttttcccaattctatctctctctctctctctctctctctctctacaaaATCGAAGTCGAGTTGAAGTTTTTCTTTCTAAACTGCAAGTTGACGTGTTTGAATTGGACTGACCCAGGAAATTAGTACATGTCCCCAAAACAGAATACTGTTAGCTCAAATATCATTCTAGCTCATTTCTCCTCTCGCCCAAATGACATGAAATGTCATTCTAGTTTTTTCACAATCAGAAATGTCATTCTAGTTCATTTGAGCAAGTTTTTGGATCAACCTAATGACCCAAAGTAATTAGAGATAGACCTTGGACAATGTTTTCATTCCCAAAATACATACAAATGTTAGGGGGCTTGGCAATAATTCAATTGCGGATCTTGCAGCCCATCTTATTTCCTTGTACTAGGGGCGGATCCACAATGTTAGTAATGATGTCATCTGACAACAATGATTTGTGCAAACTCAAATGGAAAGACTATGGGCACGAGAGACAATGACACATCATCTCTATCATAGTTATGCTAGTGACATCAGTGATTCCAAATTCTAGATCTGCCCTACCTTTGTACCGATGGAGATGAGTGACCAAATGTAGAGGGTGTTCAAAAATGATGGATAGATTTCCCACAAATCATTGGTATATAATGTAGAGATTATATGATATACTCTGGTAGTCAATTGGTAATGTaaaattaaataaagataaattaATTATACGTGAGCTCCTAGCTAGATTCCATGCACGTTTTCTTAATTAGGCTGTTGGGCTAGCTAGATGATGAATGAACAATGGGTATGGTGATATGGTTTCATGGGATGTATACTTGATATGTACATTATGATATTCAATTAGCAACCCTTGTTAAAGTAGGTAGGAGTCATG from Sorghum bicolor cultivar BTx623 chromosome 3, Sorghum_bicolor_NCBIv3, whole genome shotgun sequence encodes the following:
- the LOC8079504 gene encoding protein RICE FLOWERING LOCUS T 1; protein product: MQRGDPLVVGRIIGDVVDPFVRRVPLRVAYAAREISNGCELRPSAIADQPRVEVGGPDMRTFYTLVMVDPDAPSPSDPNLREYLHWLVTDIPATTGVSFGTEVVCYESPRPVLGIHRMVFLLFQQLGRQTVYAPGWRQNFSTRDFAELYNLGLPVAAVYFNCQRESGTGGRRM